TCCTCGAGTTCGCCGCGATCGAGAGCACGACGAGCGCCTTCGCCGACGAGGTCACCGCGCTCGGCGTGAGCGATCCGCTCCTCGACGAGGGACTCGAATCGCTCGCCCGGCTGCTCGACGCCGCCCACCGCCGACAGCCCGGTACCGTCGTCGCCCAGCTCAAGATCGTGCGCGGCCTCGACTACTACACCGGCTCGGTCTACGAGACGCAGCTCATCGGCCACGAGGCGCTCGGCTCCGTGGCGTCCGGCGGACGCTACGACTCGCTCGCGACGAACGGGAAGCGGACCTTCCCCGGCGTCGGGATGTCGCTCGGCGTGTCCCGCCTGATGTCCCGACTCGTCGGGCGCGACCGGATGGTCGAGGCGACCCGGGGCGTGCCGACCGCGGTGCTCGTCGCCGTCACCGAGGAGGAGGGCCGGGAGGCCGCCGTCGACATCGCCTCGCGGCTCCGGTCCCGGGGCATCCCGGTCGACGTGGCGCCTGCGGCGAGCCGCTTCGGCAAGCAGATCCGGTTCGCCGAGCGCCGGGGGATCCCCTACGTGTGGTTCCTCGACGGGGAGACCGGGCACGAGGTCAAGGACATCCGCTCGGGGGAGCAGGTGAGCGCCGATCCGGCGCTGTGGACCCCGCCGGCCGAGGACCTCTGGCCGACCGTGCGCACCGTCACCGCCGGGCGCTGAGCGGACCGGCCGGGCGCGGCTCCGGATCGGGCGCGAGCGAGCCGTCCGGGGCGATGTGGTCGAAGATCTCGCTCACCATCGTCACCACGTGCGGGTCGTCGACGACGTAGACGATCCGGCGGCCCTCGCGGCGCGAGGACACGAGTCCCGCGAGCCGGAGCTTCGCGAGATGCTGCGACACCGCCTGGACGCTCGCACCGGAGGCGTCGGCGAGCCCGGTGACGTCCGACTCGCGCTGCACGAGGAACCACATGATGAGCAGGCGGGTCGAGGAGGACAGCATGCGGAAGGTCTCGGCGGCGACGTCGATCTGCGCGCTCGTCGGCGGCTCGTGCCCGCCGGCGGTGCCCCCCGGTGCATCGCGCGGGGCCTGCTNCGCCTGCTCATCATGTGGTTCCTCGTGCAGCGCGAGTCGGCGGCTCGTGCCCGCCGGCGGTGCCCGCCGGTGCATCGTGCGGGGCCTGCTCCGACCCGGTGCCCCGGTGCCCGATCGCCATCTGTCCTCCTCCTGTCGGCCCGTCCGCGTCGTCCGGGCGGGACGCCTCAGCGTCTATCATGGGTCTCTGGCGCACACCCATTCAATCCTAAGGAGCTACCGCAGTGCTGAGAACCCACGAGGCGGGCACGCTGAGTGCCTCGGACGTCGATTCCACCGTCACCCTCACCGGCTGGGTCGACCGGCGCCGGGATCACGGAGGCGTCGCCTTCATCGATCTGCGCGACGCCTCGGGCATCGTGCAGGTGGTCGTGCGCGAACAGGACGCGGATCTGCTCCGCAACGAGACCGTGATCAGGGCGACCGGCACGGTCTCCGCACGGCCGGAGGGCAACGCCAACCCCAACCTGCCGACCGGTGAGATCGAGATCGTCGACACCGAGGTCGAGGTGCTCGCCGCGGCTGCGGCGCTCCCGTTCCAGGTGTCCGACCACGCCGAGGACTCCGGACACGTGGGGGAGGAGACGCGCCTGCGGTACCGCTACCTCGACCTGCGCCGGTCGGGTCCCGCCGCCGCGCTCCGACTCCGCTCCGCGGCCAACCGCGCCGCCCGGGCGGTGCTCGACGAGCACCGCTTCCTCGAGGTCGAGACGCCCACGCTCACCCGCTCCACCCCGGAGGGCGCGCGCGACTTCGTCGTGCCGGCCCGCCTGCGCCCGGGCAGCTGGTACGCCCTCCCGCAGTCCCCGCAGCTCTTCAAGCAGCTCCTCCAGGTCGCCGGCCTCGAGCGCTACTACCAGATCGCGCGGTGCTACCGCGATGAGGACTTCCGGGCCGACCGGCAGCCGGAGTTCACCCAGCTCGACATCGAGGCCTCGTTCGTCGAGCAGGACGACGTCATCGCGCTCGCCGAGGAGATCCTCGGCGCGCTGTGGAAGCTCATCGGCCACGAGATCACCACCCCGATCCCGCGGATCACCTACCACGAGGCGATGGCGCGCTACGGCACCGACAAGCCCGACCTCCGCTTCGCACTCGAGCTCACCGAGCTCACCGAGTTCTTCGCCGACACCCCGTTCCGCGTGTTCCAGGCCCCCTACGTCGGCGCCGTGGTGTACCCCGGCGGCGGCTCGCTGCCGCGCCGCCAGCTCGACGGCTGGCAGGACTGGGCCAAGCAGCGCGGGGCCAAGGGCCTCGCCTACGTGCTCATCCAGGAGGACGGCACGCTCACCGGCCCGGTCGCCAAGAACATCTCCGAGGAGGAGAAGGCAGGGCTCGCCGCGGCCGTCGGCGCGAACCCCGGCGACGCGGTGTTCTTCGCCGCCGACACCCCCGGTGCGGCGCGCGCGCTGCTCGGCGCGGCGCGGCGCGAGATCGCAGCGCGCACCGGCCTCATCGACGCGGACGCCTGGTCGTTCGTGTGGGTCGTCGACGCACCGCTCTTCGAGTCCGCCGACGACGCAGAGGCGGCCGGCGACGTCGCGGTGGGCTCCGGCAGCTGGACCGCCGTGCACCACGCGTTCACCGCGCCCAAGCTGGAGTTCATGGACACCTTCGACACCGATCCCGGGTCCGCCCTCGCCTACGCCTACGACATCGTGTGCAACGGCAACGAGATCGGCGGCGGATCGATCCGCATCCACCGCCCGGACGTGCAGGCGCGCGTCTTCGACGTCATGGGCATCGGCGCGGAGGAGGCCCGAGAGAAGTTCGGCTTCCTGCTCGACGCGTTCAGCTTCGGCGCCCCGCCCCACGGCGGCATCGCCTTCGGCTGGGACCGGATCGTCAGCCTGCTCGCCGGGGCCGACTCCATCCGCGAGGTCATCGCCTTCCCCAAGTCCGGGGGCGGCTACGACCCGCTCACCGACGCCCCGGCGCCGATCACCCCCGAGCAGCGCGCAGAGGCGGGCGTCGACTTCGACCCCGAGGCCGAGGACGGATGACCGACCTCTTCAGCCAGGCGGGCGTCCCGGACTCCTCCGGGGCGCCCGCCTCGTCGGTCCTCGATCCGCTCGCGGTGCGCATGCGGCCGCGCACGATCGAGGAGATCGTCGGGCAGGACCACCTGACGTTCCCCGGCTCGCCGCTCCGGCAGCTCGTCGGCGCCCGCGCCGGCGACAAGGCCGGGGCGAGCTCACTGCTCCTCTGGGGTCCTCCCGGGGTCGGCAAGACGACGATCGCCCACGTCGTCTCCCACTCCTCGGACCGGCGGTTCGTCGAGCTCTCGGCGATCACCGCCGGGGTCAAGGACGTGCGCCGCGTCATCGAGCAGGCCCGGAACGACCGCGACCTCCACGGCCGCACGACGGTCCTCTTCCTCGACGAGATCCATCGCTTCTCCAAGGCCCAGCAGGACGCGCTGCTCCCCGCGGTGGAGAACCGGCTCGTCGTCCTCATCGCCGCGACGACGGAGAACCCGTCGTTCTCCGTCATCGCCCCGCTCGTCTCGCGCTCCCTCGTCCTCACCCTGCGCCCGCTCACCGACGAGGGGATCGGCGTGCTCGTCGACCGGGCGCTCGACCACGAGCGCGGACTCGCCGGCACGTACCGGGTCGACCCCGCGGCGCGCCGGGCGATCATCGCGCTCGCCTCCGGCGACGGCCGCCGCTCGCTCACCGTGCTCGAGGCCGCCGCCGCGATCGCCGGCGCCACCGCTCGGGAGGACGACGAGGAGTCCGTCCCGCTCATCACCGCCGATCACGTCGGCGACGCCGCGGATCGCGCCCTCGTCCGCTATGACCGGGCCGGCGACCAGCACTACGACGTGATCTCCGCCTTCATCAAGTCGATCCGCGGCTCCGATCCCGACGCCGCCCTCCACTACCTCGCCCGGATGATCGCCGCGGGGGAGGACCCGCGCTTCATCAGCCGCCGGGTGGTGATCGCCGCCGCCGAGGACATCGGCATGGCCGATCCGCAGGCGCTGCCGATCGCGGTGGCCGCGCAGACCGCCGTCGAGCGGATCGGGATGCCCGAGGGGCGGATCCCGCTCGCGGAGGCCGTCGTCTATCTCGCCTGCGCGCCGAAGTCGAACGCCGCCTACCTCGGGATCGACCGGGCGCTCGCCGACATCCGGGCCGGGAAGGCCGGCGAGGTCCCCCTCCATCTGCGCGATGCGCACTACCCCGGGGCCGAGGCGCTCGGCCACGGCGCGGGATACCGCTACGCCCACGACTACCCGCACGGCGTCGCCCCGCAGGAGTACCTGCCGGAATCGCTCGCCGGAACGCGCTACTACGAGCCGACGACGAACGGCGCCGAGTCGCGGATGGGCGAACGGCTCACCGCGCTGCGGCGGATCCTCGGCCGCCCCGAGGACTGACGCCCGCGGGACCGGTGCCCGGCGTTTGGCCGCACCCGTGCCGCGGTGAGGGTGTGGAGACATGGATTCCGCACAGCAGACCTCCGCACCCACCACCGACTCCCGGACCCTCGAGGTCGACGTCCTCGTCATCGGCTGGGGCAAGGGCGGCAAGACCCTCGCCCGGAGCCTCGGGAGCAGCGGCACCCGGGTCGCGCTCGTCGAGCAGTCGGAGTCGATGATCGGCGGCACGTGCATCAACGTCGCCTGCGTTCCGACGAAGACGCTCATCCACCAGGCGGCCATGAGGCCCGAGGACGCCGCGCCCGCCGACTGGTTCACCACCTCCGTCGAGGCCCGCGATGCGCTCATCGGGAAGCTCAACGCGCGGAACCGCGAACTCGTCGAGGAGGCCCCCGACGCGGTGATCGTCATGGGGACGGCCGCGTTCGTCGATCCGCACACCGTCGAGGTGACGCAGGGGGAGGACCGGATGCGCATCGTCGCGGGGACGATCGTCGTCAACACCGGCACCGTGCCGGCCTCCCCGCCGATCCCCGGCGCCGACTCTGCCCGGGTGTACGACTCGACGACACTCCAGCACGCCGATCCCTTCCCCGAGCGGCTGGTCATCGTCGGCGGCGGGTACATCGGGCTCGAGTTCGCCGGGATGTTCGCCGGATTCGGCGCCGAGGTCACCGTCGTCGACCCGGGGGAGAGGATCCTGCCCCGGGAGGACGAGGACGTCGCGGCCGGCGTCGCCGAGCACCTCGGGTCCGCCGGCGTGACCTTCCGCCTCGGGTCGGGCGTGAGCGCGATCGAGGAGACCGCCGACGGGGTCGACGTGCGCACCGAGGACGGCGGGACCGTCGCCGCCGACGCCGTCCTGCTCGCCGTGGGACGCAGCGCCACGACCGCGGACCTCGGACTCGACCGGGCCGGCATCGAGGTCGACGACCGCGGCTTCATCCGCGTCGACGACACCCTGCGCAGCGTGTCGGCCGACCATGTCTTCGCCGTCGGCGACATCAACGGCGGGCCGCAGTTCACCTACGTCTCCCTCGACGACAACCGGATCGTCGCCGATCAGCTCAGCGGGTCCGGCGAACGGCGCCGCAGCGACCGGGTCGCGGTGCCGAACACGATGTTCCTCACCCCGCCGCTGTCGCGGGTCGGCATCAACGAGCAGCAGGCGCGCGAGGAGGGCCGGCGCGTCCTCGTCGCTGCGAAGCCCGTCGCCGCGATCGCGGCGATGCCGCGCCCCAAGATCCTCGGCAACCCGACCGGGATGATCAAGGTCGTCGACGACCCGGACACCCGCGAGCTGCTCGGTGCGACGGTGTGGTGCGTCGACTCCCAGGAGGTCATCAACCTCCTCGCGCTCGCGATGCGGGCCGGGGTCACCGTCGACGCCCTGCGCGACGGGATCTGGACGCATCCGTCGAGCACCGAGGCGCTCAACGAGGTGCTCGGGGAGCTCGCGCCGCTCGCGGACTGACCGGATTGGACGGCGCCCCGGCACCGCACTAGAATGGTCGATTGCTGTGCCTGCACCCAGAAGGCGGTCGGCACCGGAGCGCTCGCTCCGGTCGCCCTCTTTCCCAGCCCGGGAAACAGCCGTTCCGGACCCGGTCGAGCACCGCCCGCACCCGCGGCGGATCCGCCCGGAGCACACACTGCGAACCGAAAGGTCACCCATCCATGTCCGCACCCGCACGTGATCGCCGCCAGGTCCGCCTGTCGCGCGCCCTCGGCCTGCCCCTGACCCCGAAGGCCGAGAAGTACTTCGAGCGCCGCCCCTACCCGCCCGGCGAGCACGGCCGTGCCCGCCGTCGGAACGACAGCGACTACTCGGTCCGCCTCAAGGAGAAGCAGCGCCTGCGCGCCCAGTACGGCATCCGCGAGGCCCAGATGCT
This Brevibacterium ihuae DNA region includes the following protein-coding sequences:
- the aspS gene encoding aspartate--tRNA ligase, with the protein product MLRTHEAGTLSASDVDSTVTLTGWVDRRRDHGGVAFIDLRDASGIVQVVVREQDADLLRNETVIRATGTVSARPEGNANPNLPTGEIEIVDTEVEVLAAAAALPFQVSDHAEDSGHVGEETRLRYRYLDLRRSGPAAALRLRSAANRAARAVLDEHRFLEVETPTLTRSTPEGARDFVVPARLRPGSWYALPQSPQLFKQLLQVAGLERYYQIARCYRDEDFRADRQPEFTQLDIEASFVEQDDVIALAEEILGALWKLIGHEITTPIPRITYHEAMARYGTDKPDLRFALELTELTEFFADTPFRVFQAPYVGAVVYPGGGSLPRRQLDGWQDWAKQRGAKGLAYVLIQEDGTLTGPVAKNISEEEKAGLAAAVGANPGDAVFFAADTPGAARALLGAARREIAARTGLIDADAWSFVWVVDAPLFESADDAEAAGDVAVGSGSWTAVHHAFTAPKLEFMDTFDTDPGSALAYAYDIVCNGNEIGGGSIRIHRPDVQARVFDVMGIGAEEAREKFGFLLDAFSFGAPPHGGIAFGWDRIVSLLAGADSIREVIAFPKSGGGYDPLTDAPAPITPEQRAEAGVDFDPEAEDG
- the hisS gene encoding histidine--tRNA ligase codes for the protein MAQAARLSGFPEWLPADRIVEERVIDLLKHTFELNGFAAIHTRAVEPITALAKDGEIDKEVFAVSRLHAEPGDAKTPLGLHFDLTVPFARYVVENAGHLPFPFKRYQIQPVWRGERPQDGRYREFLQADIDIVAEDTLAEHFEVEVPLVMAQAFGELAELGVPGVRILANNRKLIEGFIRGIGLTDITAVLRCIDKLDKIGPAKVAALLAEQAGADEGQQRRLLEFAAIESTTSAFADEVTALGVSDPLLDEGLESLARLLDAAHRRQPGTVVAQLKIVRGLDYYTGSVYETQLIGHEALGSVASGGRYDSLATNGKRTFPGVGMSLGVSRLMSRLVGRDRMVEATRGVPTAVLVAVTEEEGREAAVDIASRLRSRGIPVDVAPAASRFGKQIRFAERRGIPYVWFLDGETGHEVKDIRSGEQVSADPALWTPPAEDLWPTVRTVTAGR
- a CDS encoding dihydrolipoyl dehydrogenase family protein; this translates as MDSAQQTSAPTTDSRTLEVDVLVIGWGKGGKTLARSLGSSGTRVALVEQSESMIGGTCINVACVPTKTLIHQAAMRPEDAAPADWFTTSVEARDALIGKLNARNRELVEEAPDAVIVMGTAAFVDPHTVEVTQGEDRMRIVAGTIVVNTGTVPASPPIPGADSARVYDSTTLQHADPFPERLVIVGGGYIGLEFAGMFAGFGAEVTVVDPGERILPREDEDVAAGVAEHLGSAGVTFRLGSGVSAIEETADGVDVRTEDGGTVAADAVLLAVGRSATTADLGLDRAGIEVDDRGFIRVDDTLRSVSADHVFAVGDINGGPQFTYVSLDDNRIVADQLSGSGERRRSDRVAVPNTMFLTPPLSRVGINEQQAREEGRRVLVAAKPVAAIAAMPRPKILGNPTGMIKVVDDPDTRELLGATVWCVDSQEVINLLALAMRAGVTVDALRDGIWTHPSSTEALNEVLGELAPLAD
- a CDS encoding metalloregulator ArsR/SmtB family transcription factor — encoded protein: MHRRAPPAGTSRRLALHEEPHDEQAXQAPRDAPGGTAGGHEPPTSAQIDVAAETFRMLSSSTRLLIMWFLVQRESDVTGLADASGASVQAVSQHLAKLRLAGLVSSRREGRRIVYVVDDPHVVTMVSEIFDHIAPDGSLAPDPEPRPAGPLSARR
- a CDS encoding replication-associated recombination protein A, producing MTDLFSQAGVPDSSGAPASSVLDPLAVRMRPRTIEEIVGQDHLTFPGSPLRQLVGARAGDKAGASSLLLWGPPGVGKTTIAHVVSHSSDRRFVELSAITAGVKDVRRVIEQARNDRDLHGRTTVLFLDEIHRFSKAQQDALLPAVENRLVVLIAATTENPSFSVIAPLVSRSLVLTLRPLTDEGIGVLVDRALDHERGLAGTYRVDPAARRAIIALASGDGRRSLTVLEAAAAIAGATAREDDEESVPLITADHVGDAADRALVRYDRAGDQHYDVISAFIKSIRGSDPDAALHYLARMIAAGEDPRFISRRVVIAAAEDIGMADPQALPIAVAAQTAVERIGMPEGRIPLAEAVVYLACAPKSNAAYLGIDRALADIRAGKAGEVPLHLRDAHYPGAEALGHGAGYRYAHDYPHGVAPQEYLPESLAGTRYYEPTTNGAESRMGERLTALRRILGRPED